The Flammeovirga pectinis genomic interval TTTTCTTTTTAGGAATATATATCGTCATTTCTTCATCGACTTTAATACTTTTTTCAAAGTCGTTCTGAGGCTGTCTTTGCGGAGCTTGCTGTTGGTTGAAATAAGGATTATTTCCTTGCTGTTGCATTTTGATCATTCTTTTTCCTAAAACATTCAAAAGAAACTTAATTATTACTTTCGAATACCTTTTGAAAAGAAACATAAATGCCGCTACAACAATAATTATTTTGATTAGCATAATTTAATTTCAAATATTATTTCGTAATGAATCTGTATAATGTCTCAAAATATTAAAATATTGAAAACAGACCTTGTATATTTGTTCTTCATTGGCAAATATAACCACTTATAGTTACGTAATGTACGTGTGTTTGTTTAAATTTTGTCTTTTCTTAATACTTATTTAATAAATGTTAGAAATCTTATTCCAAGATGAACATTACATTGCAATCAATAAACCAACTGGTTTAATGGTTCATCCATCCGAATTAACAGGAAACGAGGGTGATTTTGCAATATTTCAGTTAAGAGATCAAATAGGTAAATATATTTATCCTTGTCATCGGTTAGATAGAGCAACTTCAGGTGTTCTAATCTTTGCATTTTCTTCTGATGCAACAGCAAAATTTCAGAAATTGAATAATGAAGAAGGGGAAGTGAAAAAAACATATCTATCTCTTGTTAGAGGACATTTATTAGAAGAAAAGCTATTAACAAACCATATTAAAAATAGATACGACAAGGTATACAAATCAGCAAAAACACTGATAAAACCTTTACAAAACGTAGAATTAGAAGTTCCTGTAGGGCCTTATCCTACTTCACGTTACAGTTTGGTAGAAAGTAGACCATATACGGGGCGTACTCATCAAATACGTTTACATTTAAGAGGTGAAAATCATCCAATAATAGGGGATAGAAGATATGGCGATCATCGTCATAATAATATGATGCTTGAGAAATTCAAATTAGATCGTCTTTGGCTGCATGCATCATCTTATAGTTTTGTTCATCCATTTACAAATGAAATGGTGTGTGTCAAATCTTCGTTACCTCAAGATTTTAGTCAAATATTGAATTTAATAGGAATAAATTATGAGTAAGATACTCGCAGGCGCATATATAGATTTAGAAGTTGCACGAATTACAGATTTCGGTTACTTCTTTACATTAGAGGAAGAAGATGTATTTATGCCAATTCGTCTAGCAAAAGGCGAATTAAAGGTTGGAGAGACCACAAATGTATTTATTTATACAGATAATGAGAGAAGATGGGTAGCTACTCATGAAAAACCTAAGGGAATTGTCGGAGAATTTACTACATTGGAGTGTAAAGACACCAACAAGATGGGGGCTTTTCTAGACTGGGGCATCTCTAAAGACTTATTTGTTCCGTTTTCGGAGCAAACTGAACCTATGAGAAAAAGACAACTTTACACTGTTTATGTCGATAGAGACAGAATTACAGGTAGGGTTTTTGCTTCCAACAAATTATATAAATTTTTGTCGCAAGACACATCTGGCTTTGAGAGAAACCAAGAAGTTTATATGTATATTGCTCAAGAAGTAGAACTCGGTTATGAGTGTATCATAAATAAAAAATGGACTGGATTACTTTATAAGAATCAGGTATATAAACCTTTAAAAATAGGAAGTAAAGTCAAAGGCTTTATTACTGAGGTTAGACCTGATGGTAAATTAGATTTATCCTTACAAAAACAAGGATACAATTCTGATGACACAGATAGAGTAGCA includes:
- a CDS encoding pseudouridine synthase, producing MLEILFQDEHYIAINKPTGLMVHPSELTGNEGDFAIFQLRDQIGKYIYPCHRLDRATSGVLIFAFSSDATAKFQKLNNEEGEVKKTYLSLVRGHLLEEKLLTNHIKNRYDKVYKSAKTLIKPLQNVELEVPVGPYPTSRYSLVESRPYTGRTHQIRLHLRGENHPIIGDRRYGDHRHNNMMLEKFKLDRLWLHASSYSFVHPFTNEMVCVKSSLPQDFSQILNLIGINYE
- a CDS encoding CvfB family protein; amino-acid sequence: MSKILAGAYIDLEVARITDFGYFFTLEEEDVFMPIRLAKGELKVGETTNVFIYTDNERRWVATHEKPKGIVGEFTTLECKDTNKMGAFLDWGISKDLFVPFSEQTEPMRKRQLYTVYVDRDRITGRVFASNKLYKFLSQDTSGFERNQEVYMYIAQEVELGYECIINKKWTGLLYKNQVYKPLKIGSKVKGFITEVRPDGKLDLSLQKQGYNSDDTDRVAKELLLQLRKKGGKMPFNDKSHPNEIKREFKMSKKQFKQLLGYLYKLGAIKFTEEGTELVNF